A stretch of DNA from Microlunatus capsulatus:
GCTGTGGTGGATCCCCGCCGGCCTCGGCCCGACCGAGGGCACCTACGTGCGCTACGACCACGAGGCGATGATCGGGATCCTCGCGCTGGAGGCGCACCGCGCCGAGGCCCTGGTGGTCGGGGAGGACCTCGGCACCGTCGAGCCCTGGGTCCGGGACCACCTGAGCGCCCGGGGCATCCTCGGCACGTCGATCCTGTGGTTCGAGTTCGACTGGGAGGGCGACGGGAAGCCGCTGCCCCCGCAGCGCTGGCGCGAGCTGTGCCTGGCCTCGGTCACCACCCACGACCTGCCCCCGACGGCGGCCTACCTGGCCGGGGACCACGTCCGGCTGCGCGACCGGCTCGGCGTGCTCACCCGGCCGCTGGAGGAGGAGCTGGCCGCGGCGACGGAGGAGCGGCGGGCCTGGTCCGAGGCGCTGGTCCGGACGGGGCTGATGACCGAGGGGGCGGGGGAGGAGGAGATGATCGAGGCCCTCCACCGCTTCCTCACCCTGACCCCGGCGCGGCTGCTCTGCGTCGCCCTCACCGACCTGGTCGGCGACCGGCAGGCGCAGAACCAGCCCGGGACGACGGACGAGTACCCCAACTGGCGGGTCCCGCTGACGGGTCCGACGGGTGAGCCGCTCAGCCTGGAGGACGTCCTGGCCAGCCCCCGGGCGGCCGCCCTGGCCGCGGTCTTCGAGGGCTGACCCTGAGAACGCAGACGCAGTGGACCAAGAGGCCCCGTCCGGGGCCCTCGGAGCCCCACTGCGTCTGCAGAACCAGGGCGGGGGTCAGCGCCCGACGTGCACGATCCCCGCGTCGGCGGCCTTCTGCACGGCGTCCGCCTCGGCCTGGGTGAGGGTCCCGGCCGTGACCGCCTCCGCCAGCCTGTCGGCGACCGCCTTCTCGCGCGCGGCGTCGCGCTCGCCGCGGAGGTCGGCGAGGGCCTTCGTGACGTCGGCCTCGGGCTTGTCGAGGGCCTTCGCGAGCGCCTTCGCCAGGGCGGCGTCGTCCGGCGCGGCCGGCTTCGTGCCCGGCTCGGGCGGGGTCGTCGGGCGGTTGGCCTCGCGGTAGTCCTGCAGCGCGGTCTCGACCGCGGACTGCTCGACCCCCAGCTTCCCGGCCAGCCCCGAGGCCAGGCCGTCGCGGTCGCCGTGCCGCCCGCCCGGGCCGCCGCGGTGGTCGCCCGGCGTCCCGGACGTGCCGGTCGAGGGCGAGCTGCTGGCGGACGGGCTGGCGGACGGGGTGGGCGTCGGGGCGGCGGAGGCGAGGCCGGCGACCCCCAGGCCCACGCCGAGGGCGAGGGCTCCGGTGGCGGCGGCGACGGTCCTGCGGACTCCGGGCATGGTGGCTCCTTCGTGTCGCGGCACCCGTGGGGCGCGACGTCGGTGGTGGTGAGCCCGTAGCCTCGCCGCCGGACCTGGGCCGGGACTGGGACGGACCTGGCAGGAGGCTGTCAACCACCGCCGGCACCTTTCGCCGGACTGCCGACGAGGGGTTCAGGAGCATCGTTAGGCTCGGCACGTGCAGGAGCAGACGTCCCCCGTCGGGGTGACCGGGACCGACCCCGCCGCGGCGCCAGCTGGCGGTGAGAGCCTGCGGACGGTGGTCATCGCCTTCCTGGCCAACCTGCTCATCGCGGTCGCCAAGTCCTTCGCCGCCGTGGTCACCGGCTCGGCGTCGATGCTGGCCGAGGCGGCCCACTCCTGGGCCGACACGGGCAACGAGATCTTCCTGCTGGTGGCCGACCGGCGCTCCGGGCGCGGCCGCGACGCCCGGCACCCGATGGGGTACGGCCGCGAGGCCTACGTGTGGTCGATGTTCGCCGCCTTCGGGCTCTTCACCGCCGGCGCGGTCGTCTCGGTCTTCCACGGGATCACCGAGCTCCGGAACCCCGAGGAGGCGTCCGACTTCGCCGTCGCCTACGTGGTGCTGGCGCTGTCCTTCGTGCTGGAGGGCGTCTCGTTCACCCAGGCGGTGGTGCAGACCCGGCGGGGCGCCCGCCGGCTGCACCGCGGCTTCGCCGACCACGTCCTCAACACCTCCGTGCCGACGCTGCGGGCCGTCTTCTTCGAGGACGCGGCGGCGCTGCTCGGCATCCTCATCGCCGGCACCGGCGTGGTGCTGCACCAGGTGACGGGCTCGCCCGTCCCGGACGCCGTCGGCTCGATCCTCGTCGGGCTGCTGCTGGGCGTGGTCGCAGTCGTGCTCATCGACCGCAACCGCCGCTTCCTCGTGGGCCAGGCCGTCCGGCCCGAGGTGCGCACCCACGTCCTCGAGCAGCTGCTGCAGCGCGACGACGTCGACCGGGTCACCTACCTCCACCTGGAGTTCCTCGGCCCGGGCCGGCTCTACCTGGTGGCGGCGGTCGACATGGCGGGTGACGACGTCGAGCACCACCTCGCCGTGCGGCTGCGCCGGCTCGAGGGCCTGCTGGAGGAGGACGAGCTGGTCGAGGAGGCCGTCCTCACCCTGGCGACGCCGGAGGAGAAGGCCCTCCGGCCCTGATCGCGAGCGCCGCCGTGACCGCACGGTGATCTTCTGACCTCGGCAGCGTGAGAGGGGTCACAAAGCAATCTGCTGCGGGGTGCCCGAATTCTCGGTATTCCGCTCCCCGCCCGGCCCCCCGGGCCATAGTGGTCACGCGTCCCGCACCGGTGCCTGCTCCTCAGGCCACGGCGGGAACCGCAGACGCTGCGCTGGCGAAATCGGGGGATGAGGCATGCGCGCCACAGGGGGGATCTCTGCCGTCTTCGTGCACCCGGCCGGGTTGTGCGAGAGCGAGCACGTCGGCGACGGCACGAGGGTCTGGGCCTTCGCCCACGTCCTGCCCGGCGCCCGCGTCGGCCGCGACTGCAACGTCGGCGGCGGGGCCTTCGTCGAGGGCGGCGCGGTCATCGGCGACCGCGTCACCGTCAAGAACCAGGTGATGGTCTTCGACGGCGTGACCGTCGAGGACGACGTCTTCCTCGGCCCCGGCGTCATCTTCACCAACGACCTCCGCCCCCGGGCGCACATCACCCGCACCGGCGACGCGCTGGCCCCGACGCTGGTGCGCGAGGGCGCGACGCTGGGGGCGGGCGTCGTCGTCGTCTGCGGGGTCACGGTGGGCCGGCACGCCTTCGTCGGCGCCGGCGCCGTGGTCACCCGGGACGTGCCCGACCACGGCTTCGTCGTCGGCAATCCCGGCCGGGTGATCGGCTGGGCCTGCACCTGCGGGGAGCGGCTGCCCGCCGACCTGCGCTGCGGCTGCGGCCGGGCGTGGACCGCGGCGCCCGGCGGCCTGCGCCCGGTGCAGGGGTAGGCGCCCGTGTACGTCACCGTCCGGGGGGTCCCCGGCAGCACGGCGAGCGCTCCGGCCTCCTCCGCGCCCGAGCCGGGCGGGCCGGGGGAGCCGTCGCGCCGCCTCGTCCGCGGGGTGCCCGCCACGGTGCTCGCGCTCGGCGTGGTCAGCTTCTTCACCGACATCTCCTCCGAGGCCGTCGTCGCGGTCCTGCCGCTCTACGTCA
This window harbors:
- a CDS encoding acyltransferase — protein: MRATGGISAVFVHPAGLCESEHVGDGTRVWAFAHVLPGARVGRDCNVGGGAFVEGGAVIGDRVTVKNQVMVFDGVTVEDDVFLGPGVIFTNDLRPRAHITRTGDALAPTLVREGATLGAGVVVVCGVTVGRHAFVGAGAVVTRDVPDHGFVVGNPGRVIGWACTCGERLPADLRCGCGRAWTAAPGGLRPVQG
- a CDS encoding cation diffusion facilitator family transporter — its product is MQEQTSPVGVTGTDPAAAPAGGESLRTVVIAFLANLLIAVAKSFAAVVTGSASMLAEAAHSWADTGNEIFLLVADRRSGRGRDARHPMGYGREAYVWSMFAAFGLFTAGAVVSVFHGITELRNPEEASDFAVAYVVLALSFVLEGVSFTQAVVQTRRGARRLHRGFADHVLNTSVPTLRAVFFEDAAALLGILIAGTGVVLHQVTGSPVPDAVGSILVGLLLGVVAVVLIDRNRRFLVGQAVRPEVRTHVLEQLLQRDDVDRVTYLHLEFLGPGRLYLVAAVDMAGDDVEHHLAVRLRRLEGLLEEDELVEEAVLTLATPEEKALRP